ACTGGCACCCCCTGGAGTAATCTTCGAAATAAATATTGGTGCATGGTCTTCCTCCTTTAAAGTATTATTGAGATAAACTGTTCTTTAACATTAGAGTAGATGGGGCATATGCCCCATCTACTATTTGAATTTGCATTTATTCAATTTTAATAGTTAATTACTGGATTATCTATAATGTTTAGGAATCCAGATATTTTGAATCTCACTATGGCCTCTACCAAATGGACTGACAACACCAGGATCTGGTAAATAGCCACGGACTCTATCATTCATTGTATGGAGATAGATATCTGCATACATTGGGATATAAGGCATATCTTCATTCCAGATCTGCTGGAATTCAATATAATATTCACGGCGCTCTACCTGGTCTAGAGTTTGACGTGCGTTTTCAATTAACTCGTCTGCTCTTTCGTTTGACCAGTTAGTTCTATTCCAATCGCCTTCACTGTGCCATACTGAGTAAGGATCAGGATCAGCACCGAAACTCCAACCCATGAACCAGGTACTTAATTCACCATCATCAATCTGATCAGTCATAGTATTGAATTCTAATCTTTCAATACTGACATCAAAACCGATTTCATTTAAATTGTCCTGGGCAAGGGCCATTAACTGGTCGATAAATTCTGAACCAGATGAAGCTGTCATAGTAAACTCTAATAATTCTCCATCTCTTTCATAAACACCATCGTTGTTCATTTCCCAGCCATCTTCTTCTAGAATTTCTTGAGCTCTATCAGGATCATATTCATATGGGTTTAGATCGTCTGTGTAGGCCCAGCTAGCCTGAGATATAGGTGAGTTAGAGACAATACCTAATCCATTCATAACGACATCAATAAAGCCCTGTCTATTAATACCATGGGCCATAGCCTGACGGACTGCCTGATCAGCAACTGGAGTGTCAGCTTCAACATTAATACCGATATAACCAAAACCATCTCTTGTTGACTGGTGAATAGTTATATTATCCATCTCAGTAAATCTGTCAAAGTTTTCTCCTGGAGGGTTGGCATAGTCAACTTCGCCACGTTCGATCATCATAACTAGAGCTTGATCGTCAACATAGCGGATAACTATTTCATCAAGGTATGGACGGCCAGTTCTGAAATCTTCAAAATAGCTCATTCTAGTGAACTCATCATCACTATATTCATCAAACTTGAATGGACCAGAACCGATAGGATTCTGATTAAATTCTGCACCTCTTAATTCAGAAACTTCATACTCTCCTAAAATATGCTCAGGAACGATTCCGAAAATAGTAGTCTGAACTAAGAAAGGAGCATAAAGACTGCGGAGCTCGATTTCAATGGTATGGTCATCGATTACACGGATACCTGGGACTTCATCGGTTTCGCCAGCGCGGAACTCTTCAGCGCCGTCGATTTCCATGAAGTTAGATGCTCTTACACCATCATAATCTGGATGCATAAAGGTTTTGAAAGTAAATTCTACATCATGGGCAGTTACAGGTTCTCCATCATGGAATTTAGCTCTTTCATCTAGATAAAATGTATAAGTCAGGTCGTCTCTTTCCCAGTCCATTGCAAGAGCTGGAATTGGATTACCCTGGGGATCGATTTTGTTTAATGGTTCAAAAACCATATCGTTAACCTGGGCATCATAGGTTGTTTCAGAAAATAGTGGGTTGAACATACCTTCTGGTGACTGGGTTTCAGCCATTACTAAAGTTCCGCCATAAGTGTATTCATGGATTATCTCTTCTGGAGTTCTTTCCTCTGCAGCTGCTGTAAATGAAAATGCTAGGACTAATGCTAATGTTATAACTAAAATTTTTCTCATCTAAATTTTCTCCTCCTCATTTAGTTAAGTTAATATTATTGCTTTTTGTGCCTGTGACCAATAAATCACTGCTTAACCAATAAAACAGAAGTTTTTTCACCTCCTTATTATAATAATGAAAATTGTGCGACAATAAAAGTGCTGAGAAAATTACACCCAGCTCCTGTATAATATATTCTATTTTAAAAAGCAAAATCCTTTAAAATAGCTAAAATTATTTTGTGTAAGTAAAAAAAATCACTATATTATTAAAATATTAACTGAAAGTATGCAGGAAGTGTTGCACTTTCATAGAATTAAATAAATAGCAAGATGGTTTACTGTTAATACTATTATACCTTATATTTGTTCCGCTGGCAAATATTATTAGAGAAATATTAATAATAATTAATTAAAAAGGAGGGTTTTAAATGCCTGAAGGTTTATTATTGCCCCATCCGCCAATTATAGTTCCTGAAGTTGGTGGTAAAAGGAGAGAAGAGGCTGCAAAAACAATTTCAGCTTTTGAAGAGGCCGTTGAAGAATTATTAAAAGAGGAGATTGATTTAATAATTTCTGTTGGACCCCATGGCGAAATTGATTGGAATCAGGTAACAGTAGATCAGGCAGAGACTTTAAAGGGAGATTTAAGCAGATTTAATGCCAGAGATGTTAGTTTAGAGCTAGAATCTGCTAATGAATTTGCAGAAAAACTTATTAAAGCTTTTGAAGTCAGGGCTGAATATGATGTAAAGGGGATTAAAAGTGGAAATATTGATCATGGTATAATGGTTCCAGCATATTTTCTAAATAAGGCTGGACTGGCAAAGGATATTCCCTGGTTGAAAATAAATATTGCATTCTGGCAGGCTGATAAGTTATATGAGTTCGGTAAAATTGTTATGGAAGAGGCCAGCAAGAATTATGAAAATCCTAAAGTGATTATTAGTGGAGATCTGTCCCATAAAATCAATCATGATTCTCCAGCCGGGTATTCACCGGCAGGAAGTAAGTTTGATCAAAGGTTAGTGAATGATTTAAAGACAGCCAATTTAAGCAGCTTATTAAATTATGACGAGAGTTTTTTAGAGGAAGCAGGAGAATGTGGATACAGGCCATTAATGGTTGGACTTGGCTTGCTGGATGGACGCTGGAATAAGATAGAAGTTAAATCATATGAAGCTCCTTATGGAGTTGGGTATGCAGTCGCTGGATTTTATAGGTAAAGTCTGACATAATAATATAGTAGAGGTGATGGTCAGGTTATGGCTGAAGATAAGATGAAAACTAAAGATAAATTGAAATTAGGGTTTGATCCTGTTAAGTTGGCCAGGGAAAGTTTAAGAAACTCTCTATCAGGCGATGAGATATCTATTGAAAAGCCTGAGGATTTGGAGTTAAGAGCAGGATGTTTTGTTTCACTAAAAACTAAAGCAGGTAATTCATTGAGAGGCTGTATTGGCACTATAGAACCTACCAGAGAGGATATCTATGAAGAGATAATCTGTAATGCATATAATGCTGCTTTCTGTGATCCCCGTTTTCCTGAGTTGAAAGAAGAGGAATTAAATAATATAATTATTTCTGTTGATATTATGATGCCAGCAGAGATTGTTGATGGTATGGAAGAGCTTGATCATGAAAAATTTGGTGTGATTCTTGAGCGAGGCAATAAAAGAGGCCTGTTATTACCGGATCTGGAAGGTGTTGATACAGTCAAAGATCAGATTTCAATAGCGGCCAGAAAAGCAGGGATAAGTTATAATAAAATATTTGCTGATGGGACAAATATATATCGATTTGAAGTAATCCGTTATAAGGAGTAAAAAATATGGATAAAAAAGTTCAGTGTAATATCTGTCCTCATAATTGCAATTTGAGAGAAGGTCAGAAAGGTATCTGTATGGCCAGGGAGAATAGAGATGGCGAGATTGAACCTTTAAATTATGGTGAGGTTGCCTCTATGTCAGTTGATCCGATCGAAAAGAAACCATTATTTCATTTTAAGCCTGGAACTAAAATACTTTCGATTGGCACCTGGGGCTGTAATATGAAATGTGGGTTCTGTCAGAACTGGCAGTTAAGCCAGCAGAAAGTTCCGACCAGATATTATGAACCTGAGGAGATTCTTGATGAGATTGCTAAAAGAGGCTTATCAAGCCTGGCTTTTACCTATTCAGAACCGATAATCTGGTATGAATATGTATATGATACGGCTCGCTTAATGAAAGATAATAAGATTGATACGGTAATGGTCAGTAATGGCTTTATTAATCAAGGGCCTTTACTGGAACTGCTGCCCTATATTGATGGTTTTAATATTGACCTTAAGGCAATTGATGATGATTTTTATAGAGATGAATGTAATGGCCGGCTGGAGCCGGTAAAAAATACAATCATAAAGATTGCTGAATCAGATGCCCATCTTGAAATAACCAATTTAGTAATCAGGGATAAGAATGATAGTATTGATGCCCTGGAAGATTTAATAGATTTTATCAGTTCAGTTGATAGAGAGATTCCATTACATCTTTCAAGATATTACCCGGCCTATAAATATGAAATAGAGGCAACAGATATCAAGTTATTAAAGACTGCCTATGATTTAGCCAGTAAGAAGTTAGATTATGTTTATTTAGGCAATATCAGAGAGATGGATTACCGGAAGACGATCTGTCCAGGTTGTGGCAGGGTAATTATTGATAGAGATTACAGGATTAAATCAAATATTGAAAATGGTAAATGTGGATACTGTGATCATAAAATTAAAGGATACTTTTAAGTTATAGAAGTATAGATAATCAAAGTATAAATAATAAATATATATAAATCATAAGATATAAGATATAAGATATAAGATATAAGATATAAGATATAAGATAAATGATAATGATTGGAATATTTAAATACAAGAACAGGAGTTGATTATTTTTGGGAAAGTTATTTGGAACTGATGGAGTTAGAGGAGTTGCTAATCTGGAGTTGACACCTGAGCTGGCCTTTAAGATTGGTGAGGCGGCTGCAGATATTTTATTAGAGGAGTATGATAATAGCGAAAATAAAATTATATTAGGCAGGGATACAAGGGTCTCTGGGGATATGCTGGCTGCAGCAGTAATTGCCGGTGTGAATTCAGCAGGTGTGGATATAATTGATCTGGATATTGTCCCGACCCCGGCTGTATCTTATTTGACCGGCAAAAATGAAGTGATTGGAGGAATAATGATTTCAGCCTCCCATAATCCTATTGAAGATAATGGAATTAAAGTTTTTGGTGGAGATGGCTGTAAAATTTCTGAAGATGTAGAAATAAAGATTGAGGAGTCAATGGCAGCCCCAACAGAACCAGATAGCAGGCCAACCCACGATAAAGTTGGCCAGGTTATTGATGACAGGGAGTTGGTCAATGATTATATTAATAATGTAATTTCTTCAGTTAGAGATGATTTATCTGGATTGGAAGTGGTTTTAGATTGTGGTCATGGAGCTGGGTATAAGATTGGGCCGGAAATTTTAAACAAGCTAGGAGTAACTGATTTAATAGCTATTAATGACAGTGGGAAAGGGAGTATGATCAATGTTAACTGTGGTTCAACAGATACCTCAGGTCTTATTGAAAAGGTAAAGGAGACTGGCGCTGATCTTGGGATTGCTTTAGATGGCGATGCTGATCGAGCTATTTTAGTCGATGAAAAGGGGAATATAGCTGATGGAGATAAAATTATGTATCTTTCAGCTCTATCGATGCAGGAGAATGGCAGTCTAAAGAAGAATAAGATTGTGACGACTAAATATAGTAATTTAGGTCTTGATGAATCATTATCAAAATATGGAATTGAGGTTTTAAAGGTTAAGAATGGAGATAAATATGTTCTAGAGGGCTTAAAAGCCAATAACCTTAATTTGGGAGGTGAGAAATCTGGGCATATAATTTATTTAGATTATAATACAAGTGGAGATGGAATATTGACAGCAGTGCAGATCATGGATTTTGTCAGTCAGAAAGGTAAGAACTTAGATGAATTGTTAGAAGGATATCAGGAATGGCCTCAATTACTGGAAAATGTAAGGGTTCAAAATAAGGACTGGGAAGATAACCAGGCTATAAATGAGGTGATAGCAGAAGCTGATAAAGATGTTGATCCAGGCAGGATTTTTGTTAGGGCATCAGGAACAGAACCTGTAATTAGGGTTATGCTAGAAGGAAAAGAACTTGAGTTGTTGGAAAAATGGAGAGACAAACTGGCGGCTGTAATTGGAGAAGAATTGAATTAAAGCGCCTGATCCTGTTATTTATTAGGACGACGAGGTTGGGGATTATCGAATTATTCGGCGGATGTCCCCAGGTCAACCTGTCTGGCCTTAAGTCTGGCAATAAAAACTAAAGGTAACTTTAGGTACAAATTGTTAGACAGACACTTGAAAAAATACTGATAATGAGTGGAGGATATAGATATATATGTGTGGAATTGTTGGTTATACAGGTAATAATAATGCAGCAGAGATTTTAGTTAATGGACTTAAGAATCTGGAATATAGAGGTTATGATTCAGCAGGAATTGCAGTGTTAAATGAGCATAAATTAGATCTATACAAAAGCAAAGGTTCTTTAAATAAACTTGAAGAAAAGCTAGATAATAATGGCAAGATACTTGCTGGTACCGGGATAGGTCATACCCGCTGGGCTACTCACGGGGTGCCTTCTGATTATAATTCTCACCCCCATTCAGATTGTAATGGGAAGATAACTATTGTTCATAATGGGATAATAGAGAATTATCAGGATTTAAAAGAAGATTTATTTGCTAAAGGCCATAAATTTGATTCAAGAACTGACAGTGAAGTTGTTGCCCATCTGTTAGAAGATTTTTATGACGGTGATATGGTCCAGGCACTGATAGAAGTTGATAAATTACTTGAAGGTTCTTATGCGATTGTAGCTATCTCAGATGATGAGCCAGAAACAATTTATGGACTAAAAAAAGATAGTCCACTGGTGGCTGGAATTGGCAATCAGGAGAATTATCTGGCTTCAGATATTCCAGCACTTTTATCGAAGACTAAAGATTTTTATATCTTTGAAGATGATGAGATTGCAAAGGTAAATAGAGATAGAATAGAGTTCTATAATCTTCAAGGCGAACTTCTTGAAAAAGATTTATTTGAAGCTGACTGGGATGCTGATATGGTGGATAAACAGGGTTACGATCATTTTATGCTTAAAGAGATAAATGAACAGCCTGATGTTGCTCGAAGAATAATGGCTGATAGGTTTACTGAATCTGATATAGATCTCGGTGATATTGAAGAGATTCTTGCTGGTGATTATAAGAAGGTAATGATTACAGCCTGTGGTACAGCCTATCATTCAGGTTTAATCGGGAGATTTTTAATAGAGGAATTTGCTGATATTCCTGTTGAAGTCGAGGTCGCCAGTGAGCTTAGATATAAGAAAAATTTTATCGATAAGAATACTTTGATGATAGTGGTTAGTCAATCTGGTGAGACAGCTGATACGCTGGCAGCTTTAAGGCTTGCTAAAGAAAAGGGAGCCAGGGTTGTGGCTCTAACTAATTCGATTGGAAGTAGTGTTGACAGGGAGTCTGATGCAAGTTTTCAGCTGATGGCCGGACCGGAGATATCTGTGGCTTCGACTAAGGCTTATGTTGCAATGGTTTTAGTATTTTATCTCTTATCATTAAAACTTGGCAAATTAAATGATAATATTTCAGAGGCCAGGTTAAAAGAGTTGATAGATGATTTAAAGAGGCTGCCCTATAGAATTCAGGAGACAATTTCAGAATTTGCTGAGATTTCAAAAGAAATTGCAGAAGCAATTAAAGAGTACAGGAGTGTATTCTTTATTGGAAGGAATATCGATTATGCCCTGGCCCTTGAAGGTGCATTAAAATTAAAGGAGATCTCTTATATACATGCTGAAGCCCATCCGGCAGGAGAGCTCAAACATGGATCTCTGGCATTGATTGAAGATGGAGTGCCAGTATTTGCCATTACAACCAGGGAGAAAGTTGCAAAGAAAACTCTGTCTAATATTGAAGAGGTGATGGCCAGAGGAGGACAGGTAAATCTGATTACAGCTAAAAATATTGAGTATGATAAAATAGAAGTAGACAATAAGCTGGTTTTACCTGAAATAGATAATATCTGGTCTTCTGTGCTGGCAGCTATTCCTCTCCAGCTTATCTCTTATTATACTGCTTTAGAATTAGGCAGGAATATTGATAAACCAAGGAATTTAGCTAAAAGCGTTACTGTAGAGTAGGGGGCTCTTTAATGATTAAGGGACATGGTGTCGATATCATTAAGGTAAATAGAGTTGAAAGAATGTTAAATAGAT
Above is a window of Halonatronomonas betaini DNA encoding:
- the glmS gene encoding glutamine--fructose-6-phosphate transaminase (isomerizing), encoding MCGIVGYTGNNNAAEILVNGLKNLEYRGYDSAGIAVLNEHKLDLYKSKGSLNKLEEKLDNNGKILAGTGIGHTRWATHGVPSDYNSHPHSDCNGKITIVHNGIIENYQDLKEDLFAKGHKFDSRTDSEVVAHLLEDFYDGDMVQALIEVDKLLEGSYAIVAISDDEPETIYGLKKDSPLVAGIGNQENYLASDIPALLSKTKDFYIFEDDEIAKVNRDRIEFYNLQGELLEKDLFEADWDADMVDKQGYDHFMLKEINEQPDVARRIMADRFTESDIDLGDIEEILAGDYKKVMITACGTAYHSGLIGRFLIEEFADIPVEVEVASELRYKKNFIDKNTLMIVVSQSGETADTLAALRLAKEKGARVVALTNSIGSSVDRESDASFQLMAGPEISVASTKAYVAMVLVFYLLSLKLGKLNDNISEARLKELIDDLKRLPYRIQETISEFAEISKEIAEAIKEYRSVFFIGRNIDYALALEGALKLKEISYIHAEAHPAGELKHGSLALIEDGVPVFAITTREKVAKKTLSNIEEVMARGGQVNLITAKNIEYDKIEVDNKLVLPEIDNIWSSVLAAIPLQLISYYTALELGRNIDKPRNLAKSVTVE
- the amrS gene encoding AmmeMemoRadiSam system radical SAM enzyme, with the translated sequence MDKKVQCNICPHNCNLREGQKGICMARENRDGEIEPLNYGEVASMSVDPIEKKPLFHFKPGTKILSIGTWGCNMKCGFCQNWQLSQQKVPTRYYEPEEILDEIAKRGLSSLAFTYSEPIIWYEYVYDTARLMKDNKIDTVMVSNGFINQGPLLELLPYIDGFNIDLKAIDDDFYRDECNGRLEPVKNTIIKIAESDAHLEITNLVIRDKNDSIDALEDLIDFISSVDREIPLHLSRYYPAYKYEIEATDIKLLKTAYDLASKKLDYVYLGNIREMDYRKTICPGCGRVIIDRDYRIKSNIENGKCGYCDHKIKGYF
- the amrA gene encoding AmmeMemoRadiSam system protein A — encoded protein: MAEDKMKTKDKLKLGFDPVKLARESLRNSLSGDEISIEKPEDLELRAGCFVSLKTKAGNSLRGCIGTIEPTREDIYEEIICNAYNAAFCDPRFPELKEEELNNIIISVDIMMPAEIVDGMEELDHEKFGVILERGNKRGLLLPDLEGVDTVKDQISIAARKAGISYNKIFADGTNIYRFEVIRYKE
- the glmM gene encoding phosphoglucosamine mutase, translating into MGKLFGTDGVRGVANLELTPELAFKIGEAAADILLEEYDNSENKIILGRDTRVSGDMLAAAVIAGVNSAGVDIIDLDIVPTPAVSYLTGKNEVIGGIMISASHNPIEDNGIKVFGGDGCKISEDVEIKIEESMAAPTEPDSRPTHDKVGQVIDDRELVNDYINNVISSVRDDLSGLEVVLDCGHGAGYKIGPEILNKLGVTDLIAINDSGKGSMINVNCGSTDTSGLIEKVKETGADLGIALDGDADRAILVDEKGNIADGDKIMYLSALSMQENGSLKKNKIVTTKYSNLGLDESLSKYGIEVLKVKNGDKYVLEGLKANNLNLGGEKSGHIIYLDYNTSGDGILTAVQIMDFVSQKGKNLDELLEGYQEWPQLLENVRVQNKDWEDNQAINEVIAEADKDVDPGRIFVRASGTEPVIRVMLEGKELELLEKWRDKLAAVIGEELN
- a CDS encoding class III extradiol dioxygenase subunit B-like domain-containing protein, coding for MPEGLLLPHPPIIVPEVGGKRREEAAKTISAFEEAVEELLKEEIDLIISVGPHGEIDWNQVTVDQAETLKGDLSRFNARDVSLELESANEFAEKLIKAFEVRAEYDVKGIKSGNIDHGIMVPAYFLNKAGLAKDIPWLKINIAFWQADKLYEFGKIVMEEASKNYENPKVIISGDLSHKINHDSPAGYSPAGSKFDQRLVNDLKTANLSSLLNYDESFLEEAGECGYRPLMVGLGLLDGRWNKIEVKSYEAPYGVGYAVAGFYR
- a CDS encoding peptide-binding protein; this encodes MRKILVITLALVLAFSFTAAAEERTPEEIIHEYTYGGTLVMAETQSPEGMFNPLFSETTYDAQVNDMVFEPLNKIDPQGNPIPALAMDWERDDLTYTFYLDERAKFHDGEPVTAHDVEFTFKTFMHPDYDGVRASNFMEIDGAEEFRAGETDEVPGIRVIDDHTIEIELRSLYAPFLVQTTIFGIVPEHILGEYEVSELRGAEFNQNPIGSGPFKFDEYSDDEFTRMSYFEDFRTGRPYLDEIVIRYVDDQALVMMIERGEVDYANPPGENFDRFTEMDNITIHQSTRDGFGYIGINVEADTPVADQAVRQAMAHGINRQGFIDVVMNGLGIVSNSPISQASWAYTDDLNPYEYDPDRAQEILEEDGWEMNNDGVYERDGELLEFTMTASSGSEFIDQLMALAQDNLNEIGFDVSIERLEFNTMTDQIDDGELSTWFMGWSFGADPDPYSVWHSEGDWNRTNWSNERADELIENARQTLDQVERREYYIEFQQIWNEDMPYIPMYADIYLHTMNDRVRGYLPDPGVVSPFGRGHSEIQNIWIPKHYR